In the genome of Prosthecobacter sp., one region contains:
- a CDS encoding argininosuccinate synthase, whose amino-acid sequence MSKKIVLAYSGGLDTSVLLSWIKETYQAEVIAFCANIGQDDELKGLNAKAKKTGASKIYIDDLQEEFATDFIFPMVQAGAIYEGEYFLGTSIARPLIAKRMVEIAKAEKAGFIAHGATGKGNDQVRFELTAAALAPEIEIIAPWRDERFRTQFPGRAEMIAYCDEKKIPVQASAKKPFSMDRNLLHISYEAGILEDPWFDASDPKYKGYFNTLSVFPEDAPDKAETVILEFEKGNCIAVNGKLLSPLGVMKLLNKLGGKHGVGRVDMVENRFVGMKSRGVYETPGGSILHFAHRQIESLTMDREVMHLRDGLIPKYATLVYNGFWYAPERLALQALVTESQQKVSGTVRLKLYKGNIIAAGRKSLYSLYNPQIATMEADPTKAYNQDDATGFIRLNGLRLKTGALRDRKK is encoded by the coding sequence ATGAGCAAGAAAATCGTCCTCGCCTATTCTGGTGGTCTCGACACCTCCGTCCTTCTTTCCTGGATCAAAGAAACCTATCAGGCTGAAGTCATCGCCTTCTGCGCAAATATCGGCCAGGACGACGAATTGAAGGGCCTCAACGCCAAGGCAAAGAAGACTGGTGCCTCGAAAATCTACATCGACGATCTCCAGGAGGAATTCGCCACCGATTTCATCTTCCCGATGGTTCAAGCCGGAGCCATTTATGAAGGCGAATACTTCCTCGGCACCAGCATCGCCCGTCCGCTCATCGCCAAACGCATGGTGGAGATTGCCAAGGCTGAAAAAGCCGGCTTTATCGCCCACGGAGCCACCGGCAAAGGCAACGACCAGGTCCGTTTCGAACTCACCGCCGCCGCTCTGGCCCCCGAAATTGAAATCATCGCCCCGTGGCGTGACGAACGCTTCCGCACGCAGTTTCCTGGCCGTGCCGAAATGATCGCCTACTGCGACGAGAAGAAAATCCCCGTCCAGGCCAGTGCTAAAAAGCCGTTCTCGATGGACCGTAACCTCCTGCACATCAGCTACGAGGCCGGCATTCTCGAAGATCCGTGGTTCGATGCCAGCGATCCCAAATACAAAGGCTACTTCAACACGCTCTCCGTGTTCCCAGAAGACGCTCCTGACAAGGCCGAAACTGTCATCCTCGAATTCGAGAAAGGCAACTGCATCGCCGTGAACGGCAAATTGCTCTCACCGCTCGGTGTGATGAAACTGCTCAACAAACTCGGCGGCAAGCACGGTGTCGGCCGCGTGGACATGGTGGAAAACCGTTTCGTCGGCATGAAGAGCCGTGGCGTGTATGAAACACCCGGCGGCAGCATCCTGCACTTTGCCCATCGTCAGATTGAAAGCCTCACGATGGACCGCGAGGTCATGCATCTGCGTGACGGCCTCATCCCCAAATACGCCACGCTTGTTTACAATGGCTTCTGGTACGCGCCGGAGCGTCTCGCGCTGCAAGCCCTCGTCACCGAGAGCCAGCAAAAGGTCAGCGGCACCGTACGCCTCAAACTCTACAAGGGCAACATCATCGCCGCCGGGCGCAAGAGCCTCTACAGCCTCTACAACCCGCAGATCGCGACCATGGAGGCCGATCCAACCAAGGCCTACAACCAGGACGATGCCACCGGCTTCATCCGCCTCAACGGCCTGCGCCTCAAAACCGGTGCGCTGCGTGATCGGAAAAAATAG
- a CDS encoding right-handed parallel beta-helix repeat-containing protein has product MKTLLFSLLSCLVVSLNAQTVAPAAIDASKHPNLQAALDAVPESGGVVTIPPGNYEIMEPLRVKTAETRIVGGGAATHIINKSESGTPAFILRPVNLDTDKKSRLWRVQMADLRISGNEKSGDGVFAEGIQEIYLEGVSIDHNGGHGIQLKDCYEDPRIADCILTYNKKCGIEIIGCHDIVVNANHFEENQDALRCVDSFNLCMNGNNIDDHLGNGVIIENTYGSVLSGNMIEECNGTAIILDRDCYGITLSANVIAHHLKGGIDLRDACGCTISANTFTIAHEFSVRVGGGSERNTISANTFCNTYIGAGQDKRPAEDKTPMGIDEGTGVLVEKGVNGLILNGNTFSGLSTAAVWSTGEVKNVLVTSNLCMDCGRKLAKNSAWLSFEQKTGVLLKDNLNETSSTDP; this is encoded by the coding sequence ATGAAAACGCTGCTCTTCTCGCTCCTGTCGTGCTTGGTTGTTTCCCTGAACGCCCAAACCGTCGCGCCAGCGGCCATTGATGCGTCGAAGCACCCGAATCTGCAGGCGGCGCTGGATGCAGTGCCGGAAAGCGGTGGTGTCGTGACGATCCCACCGGGGAATTACGAGATCATGGAACCGCTGCGGGTGAAGACAGCGGAGACGCGCATCGTTGGTGGCGGAGCGGCGACGCACATCATCAACAAGAGCGAGTCGGGGACTCCCGCCTTCATTCTGCGGCCCGTCAATCTCGACACGGATAAGAAATCGCGGCTTTGGCGTGTGCAGATGGCGGACCTGCGCATCAGCGGCAATGAGAAGAGCGGCGACGGCGTCTTCGCAGAGGGGATTCAGGAGATTTATCTCGAAGGCGTGTCGATCGACCACAACGGCGGGCACGGCATCCAGTTGAAGGACTGCTATGAAGATCCGCGCATCGCGGACTGCATCCTGACCTACAACAAGAAATGCGGGATCGAGATCATCGGCTGTCATGACATCGTGGTGAACGCGAACCACTTCGAGGAGAACCAGGACGCGCTGCGCTGCGTGGATTCCTTCAACCTGTGCATGAACGGCAACAACATCGACGACCACCTCGGCAACGGAGTGATCATCGAGAACACCTACGGCTCGGTGCTGAGTGGTAACATGATCGAGGAGTGCAACGGCACGGCGATCATCCTGGATCGCGATTGCTACGGCATCACGCTGAGCGCGAATGTGATCGCGCATCACCTGAAAGGCGGGATCGATCTGCGCGATGCCTGCGGTTGCACGATCAGCGCGAACACATTCACCATCGCGCATGAGTTTTCGGTGAGGGTTGGCGGGGGCTCAGAGCGCAACACGATCAGCGCGAACACCTTCTGCAACACCTACATTGGGGCGGGGCAGGACAAACGGCCCGCCGAGGACAAGACACCGATGGGTATTGATGAGGGGACCGGCGTGCTGGTGGAGAAAGGAGTCAACGGGCTGATACTCAATGGTAATACGTTCTCAGGGCTCTCCACCGCGGCGGTTTGGAGCACGGGCGAGGTTAAAAATGTCCTCGTGACAAGCAATCTATGCATGGACTGTGGCCGTAAACTTGCTAAGAACAGCGCGTGGTTGTCCTTTGAGCAAAAGACGGGTGTCCTGCTCAAAGACAACCTGAATGAAACCTCATCCACTGATCCCTGA
- a CDS encoding lipid A deacylase LpxR family protein, producing the protein MKTRLYLMVVLAFPCLAPAQLAPDLQPARFGALTFYFENDAFSSTDRDYTNGMRISWTSPSLSRFGDDANVGGVAGLFDGAPGTGDSSYERNVAISIGQSMFTPVDVRNPALVANERPYAGWFYVGLGLVWKKATVKNTLLFNIGVIGPWSMAEETQRFAHDSLGQRSPQGWDNQLRNEVGINASYERKWRLHHNAASHGVGWDFLPYVGATLGNVYTHGTLGGELRIGYNLPDDFGTGAISDSATTPTPMEGASSSNSWAHRFGCHLFARAEGRAVARNIFLDGNTFRESHSVDKKPFVADLSVGFAINWRNSKLSYAYIYRTCEFKGQPDEQIFGSIALSIFF; encoded by the coding sequence ATGAAAACGCGCCTTTACCTCATGGTCGTCCTGGCCTTTCCCTGCCTGGCGCCTGCCCAGCTTGCTCCAGACCTCCAGCCCGCCCGCTTCGGTGCGCTGACCTTCTACTTTGAAAACGACGCATTCAGCAGCACGGATCGGGACTACACCAACGGCATGCGCATCAGTTGGACCTCGCCCAGCCTCAGTCGCTTCGGTGATGATGCGAACGTGGGCGGAGTCGCGGGCCTTTTCGATGGCGCCCCTGGGACGGGAGATTCCAGCTATGAACGCAATGTGGCCATTTCCATCGGCCAGAGCATGTTCACCCCCGTCGATGTGCGCAATCCAGCCCTCGTGGCAAATGAACGCCCCTATGCAGGCTGGTTTTATGTAGGACTCGGGCTCGTGTGGAAAAAGGCCACGGTGAAAAACACCCTCCTCTTCAACATCGGCGTCATCGGCCCTTGGTCCATGGCAGAAGAGACTCAGCGTTTCGCCCATGACTCTCTGGGACAACGTTCTCCCCAAGGCTGGGACAACCAGTTGCGCAATGAGGTCGGCATCAATGCGTCCTACGAACGCAAATGGCGCCTTCACCACAACGCCGCCAGTCATGGCGTGGGCTGGGATTTCCTGCCCTATGTCGGGGCCACGCTCGGCAATGTGTACACGCACGGCACGCTCGGCGGCGAACTTCGCATCGGTTACAACCTGCCGGATGACTTCGGCACCGGGGCCATCAGCGACTCCGCCACCACGCCGACACCCATGGAGGGCGCTTCGAGTTCCAACTCTTGGGCACATCGGTTTGGCTGCCATCTTTTCGCCCGCGCCGAAGGCCGGGCTGTCGCGCGCAACATCTTCCTTGATGGCAACACCTTCCGGGAGAGCCACTCCGTGGACAAAAAACCCTTCGTCGCCGATCTTTCGGTCGGCTTTGCCATCAACTGGCGCAACTCCAAGCTCAGCTATGCCTACATCTACCGCACCTGCGAGTTCAAAGGCCAGCCGGACGAACAGATCTTCGGCTCGATTGCCCTGAGCATCTTCTTCTAA
- a CDS encoding ThuA domain-containing protein translates to MITRLTLLLAAALSLSSAFAETKKLLVVTVTTGFRHSSIETAEKVLAELGTKSGAFTVDFVHQPEGQPKNPGKPPVKGEKETDESFKAKQDAYSTALAKFNEDNKTWGDKIKAYMADKMAIDKIKDYDGFVFANTTGDLLFPDRDGFTKLIEGGKAFIAMHSGSDTYHPFRGYIDMLGGEFETHKAQVEIQPILHSPGHPITKAVPMGWKVFDEIYIIKSFDKAKVHGLLGLNAHPNEGTPGYFPVSWCKEYGAGRVYYNSLGHREDVWDPTWKEGTKDRKNSPEIAHTYQEMILAGIKWALKLEEGVSTPGNIP, encoded by the coding sequence ATGATCACACGCCTCACGCTCCTGCTCGCCGCAGCCCTCTCGCTCTCCTCCGCCTTCGCGGAAACGAAAAAGTTGCTCGTCGTCACCGTCACCACCGGTTTCCGCCATTCCTCCATCGAAACCGCTGAAAAAGTCCTCGCCGAGCTCGGCACGAAGTCCGGCGCCTTCACCGTCGATTTCGTTCACCAGCCCGAAGGCCAGCCCAAGAACCCCGGCAAGCCGCCGGTGAAGGGCGAAAAGGAAACCGACGAGTCCTTCAAGGCCAAGCAGGACGCCTACAGCACCGCCCTCGCCAAGTTCAATGAGGACAACAAAACCTGGGGCGACAAAATCAAAGCCTACATGGCCGACAAGATGGCCATCGACAAAATCAAAGACTACGACGGCTTCGTCTTCGCCAACACCACCGGCGATCTCCTCTTCCCCGACCGCGACGGCTTCACCAAGCTCATCGAAGGCGGCAAGGCCTTCATCGCCATGCACTCCGGCTCCGACACCTACCATCCCTTCCGTGGCTACATCGACATGCTCGGCGGCGAGTTTGAAACTCACAAAGCCCAGGTCGAGATCCAGCCCATCCTGCACTCCCCCGGCCACCCCATCACCAAGGCCGTTCCCATGGGCTGGAAGGTCTTCGACGAGATCTACATCATCAAAAGCTTCGACAAGGCCAAGGTCCACGGCCTCCTCGGCCTCAACGCCCACCCGAATGAAGGCACCCCCGGCTACTTCCCCGTCTCCTGGTGCAAAGAGTACGGCGCCGGCCGTGTCTATTATAACTCCCTCGGCCATCGCGAAGACGTCTGGGATCCCACTTGGAAGGAAGGCACCAAGGACCGCAAAAACAGCCCCGAGATCGCCCACACGTACCAGGAGATGATCCTCGCCGGCATCAAATGGGCCTTGAAGCTCGAAGAAGGTGTCTCCACGCCTGGCAACATCCCGTAA
- a CDS encoding glycosyltransferase family 2 protein, translating to MTALTHHQGSHTEHAVLPNPKVTVVIATYNWSSVLPYSIGSVLRQTRTDFELWVVGDACTDDSAQVVSAIKDPRVHWHNLPVNFGQQGGPNNAGIERARGDYIAYLGHDDLWLPHHLEALIPALDAGADFAWSLVSYILPDQTRWLMPQHPRHYQPGRWIPPTGLLHRKDLAQSIGGWRSYRDISIDPEADLINRMHAAGGTSRFVPRLTALKLPAALRKNVYHERPCHEQAAWMQKIEDGIDLEREELLAAALRPRPGLTFLLREGLRSLRWHARKILGYKKAVFDQRRKYKGLPPKD from the coding sequence ATGACCGCATTGACGCACCATCAGGGCTCGCATACCGAACACGCCGTGCTGCCCAATCCCAAAGTCACCGTGGTGATCGCCACCTACAACTGGAGTTCCGTCCTGCCTTATTCCATCGGCAGTGTGCTGCGGCAGACGCGCACCGACTTCGAGCTGTGGGTGGTCGGAGACGCCTGCACCGACGATTCGGCGCAGGTCGTCAGCGCCATCAAGGATCCCCGCGTTCACTGGCACAATCTGCCCGTCAATTTCGGCCAGCAGGGCGGTCCCAACAACGCCGGCATCGAGCGCGCACGTGGCGACTACATTGCCTATCTCGGTCACGATGATCTCTGGCTGCCGCATCATCTGGAGGCGCTCATCCCCGCCTTGGATGCCGGCGCAGACTTCGCCTGGAGCCTGGTGTCATATATCCTGCCGGATCAAACCCGGTGGTTGATGCCGCAGCATCCCCGGCACTACCAGCCGGGCAGATGGATTCCACCCACCGGGCTGCTCCACCGCAAAGACCTCGCGCAATCCATCGGCGGCTGGCGCTCCTATCGCGACATCTCCATCGACCCCGAGGCCGATCTGATCAATCGCATGCATGCCGCCGGCGGCACCAGCCGCTTTGTGCCGCGGCTCACTGCCTTGAAACTTCCCGCCGCGTTGCGGAAAAATGTGTATCACGAGCGGCCCTGCCATGAACAGGCTGCCTGGATGCAGAAGATAGAGGACGGCATCGATCTCGAACGCGAGGAACTCCTCGCCGCCGCGCTGCGACCACGGCCGGGCCTCACGTTTCTGCTCCGCGAAGGGCTCCGCTCCCTCCGGTGGCATGCCCGGAAAATCCTTGGCTACAAAAAAGCTGTCTTTGATCAACGTCGTAAATACAAAGGCCTCCCGCCCAAAGACTGA
- a CDS encoding class I SAM-dependent methyltransferase: MVENHQDNEAYELLDSGGGRVLEKLGGIISTRACHAAWWRRKLSGAEWRKAVELKRELKEPLRVKIGSVRFQLSPAGGGVRALAPELEEHWERVQALCIAFAEQQRRPARVLNLFGGAGGITLAAAQAGAAVVHVEGSAEMIKRARDHAAINTLANRDIRWVVDDPVKFAQRERAQTNRYDLIVIDPQVPRDAKRGAFEVERDLGALLGTVSGLLSDKPAGVLLFCRQGAVSPTTLRHLMRQEFSVFGGGVESGELLLEGAEGVSSVPYGAYAGWLKVS, from the coding sequence ATGGTTGAGAATCATCAAGACAACGAAGCCTATGAGTTGCTCGACAGCGGCGGCGGGCGTGTGCTGGAAAAGCTCGGCGGGATCATCAGCACACGCGCCTGCCATGCGGCCTGGTGGCGGCGCAAGCTGTCCGGGGCCGAGTGGCGGAAGGCCGTGGAACTCAAGCGCGAGCTCAAGGAGCCGCTGCGGGTGAAGATCGGCTCCGTGCGCTTCCAGCTTTCCCCTGCGGGCGGCGGTGTGCGCGCGCTGGCACCGGAACTGGAGGAGCATTGGGAGCGCGTGCAGGCGCTGTGCATCGCGTTTGCAGAGCAGCAGCGGCGTCCCGCGCGCGTGCTGAACTTGTTCGGCGGTGCGGGCGGCATCACGCTGGCGGCGGCACAGGCCGGCGCCGCCGTGGTGCATGTCGAGGGCTCCGCAGAGATGATCAAGCGCGCCCGCGATCACGCCGCCATCAACACCCTCGCCAACCGCGACATCCGCTGGGTCGTCGATGATCCGGTGAAGTTCGCCCAGCGTGAGCGCGCGCAGACGAACCGCTACGATCTCATCGTCATCGACCCGCAGGTGCCGCGCGACGCGAAACGCGGCGCGTTTGAGGTCGAGCGCGATCTCGGCGCGCTGCTCGGCACGGTCAGCGGTCTGCTGTCCGACAAACCGGCCGGCGTGCTGCTCTTCTGCCGTCAGGGCGCGGTCTCGCCCACCACGCTGCGGCACCTCATGCGTCAGGAGTTCAGCGTCTTCGGCGGCGGTGTCGAGAGCGGCGAACTTCTGCTGGAAGGAGCCGAAGGCGTGTCTTCGGTGCCGTATGGGGCCTACGCCGGCTGGCTCAAGGTGTCATGA
- a CDS encoding glycosyltransferase family 4 protein, giving the protein MHTTVPSTQPHARWCILHSEASRGWGGQEHRVMAELSGFQSRGCPVWLVAHPQSQIFKRATAAGMGVRACAFDRRRLPFDAVRLALWLRQEKIEIVNTHSSRDGWLLGVAARLARVPLLIRSRHIDVSYPNPRISRHAFTTFADHVLTTSQKITDHFQRIFPLPDAHITTMPTGIDVARFHPEGAKAELPLRQEPGAPPVIGMVSVLRSWKGHAVFFDAIRKLREAGRDFQFVVVGGGAPMENYAGMARKHGVEGQVHFTGHREDIPEVLRALDVLCIPSLKHEGVPQIGLQALACGTAVVGSDCGGIPEIIQNGKTGRIFASGDAEALAARIAETFDQREETTRMNREGRAMVEQKHSIEFMLDRLEEIYQTYLGEKHG; this is encoded by the coding sequence TTGCACACCACCGTACCTTCCACCCAGCCTCACGCCCGCTGGTGCATCCTGCATTCCGAAGCCTCCCGCGGCTGGGGCGGCCAGGAGCATCGTGTGATGGCGGAATTGTCCGGCTTTCAAAGCCGCGGCTGTCCGGTGTGGCTGGTGGCGCACCCGCAGAGCCAGATCTTCAAGCGTGCGACGGCGGCGGGCATGGGCGTGCGCGCCTGCGCGTTTGACCGCCGGCGTCTGCCTTTCGACGCGGTGCGGCTGGCGCTCTGGCTGCGGCAGGAGAAGATCGAGATCGTCAACACCCACAGCTCGCGGGATGGCTGGCTGCTCGGCGTCGCTGCGCGGCTCGCGCGTGTGCCGCTGCTCATCCGCAGCCGGCACATCGACGTGAGCTATCCCAATCCTCGCATCAGCCGGCATGCCTTCACGACCTTTGCCGACCATGTGCTGACCACCAGCCAGAAGATCACGGATCACTTTCAGCGCATCTTCCCTCTGCCGGACGCCCACATCACCACGATGCCCACGGGCATTGATGTCGCGCGGTTTCATCCTGAGGGGGCGAAGGCGGAGCTGCCACTGCGGCAGGAGCCCGGCGCGCCGCCGGTCATCGGCATGGTCTCGGTGCTGCGTTCCTGGAAAGGGCATGCCGTGTTCTTTGACGCCATCCGCAAACTGCGCGAGGCGGGGCGTGATTTTCAGTTCGTGGTCGTCGGCGGTGGCGCCCCCATGGAAAACTACGCCGGCATGGCGCGGAAGCACGGCGTCGAAGGCCAGGTGCATTTCACCGGTCATCGCGAGGACATCCCCGAGGTGTTGCGCGCGCTTGATGTGCTGTGCATTCCCTCCCTCAAGCACGAGGGCGTGCCGCAGATCGGCCTGCAGGCGCTTGCCTGCGGCACGGCGGTGGTCGGCAGTGACTGCGGTGGCATTCCCGAGATCATTCAGAACGGCAAAACCGGCCGCATCTTCGCTTCGGGCGATGCAGAAGCGCTGGCGGCGCGCATCGCCGAAACTTTTGACCAGCGGGAAGAAACAACGCGCATGAACCGTGAAGGTCGTGCCATGGTCGAGCAGAAGCACAGCATCGAGTTCATGCTCGACCGGCTGGAGGAGATCTATCAAACCTATCTGGGAGAAAAGCATGGTTGA
- the cysC gene encoding adenylyl-sulfate kinase, which produces MPPEPATNLTRTHYLIATSEREILTGHHGVVVWMTGLSGAGKSSIAVGLDQHLNQQRQHSFILDGDNLRSGLCADLSFSDQDRTENIRRAGEVAKLMAEAGLIVICALISPFEADRLKVRQSCEKSSVPFMEVFINAPLEVCEKRDPKHLYQRARAGGITGFTGIDSPYEAPVNPEVELRTDLNTLEECIRQLAGRILEKTAIVT; this is translated from the coding sequence ATGCCCCCGGAGCCCGCCACCAATCTCACGCGCACTCATTACCTGATCGCGACCTCGGAACGCGAAATTCTCACCGGACACCACGGCGTTGTGGTGTGGATGACCGGACTTTCAGGCGCGGGCAAGTCGAGCATCGCGGTGGGCCTGGACCAGCATTTGAACCAGCAGCGGCAGCATTCCTTCATCCTGGACGGCGACAACCTCCGGTCCGGCCTGTGCGCCGATCTTTCCTTCAGCGACCAGGACCGCACTGAAAACATCCGCCGCGCCGGCGAGGTGGCCAAGCTCATGGCCGAGGCCGGGCTGATCGTTATTTGCGCCCTCATCTCCCCGTTTGAGGCGGACCGCCTGAAGGTGCGACAGAGCTGTGAAAAATCGTCTGTTCCGTTCATGGAGGTGTTCATCAACGCCCCGCTCGAAGTGTGTGAGAAGCGCGACCCCAAGCACCTCTACCAGCGCGCACGAGCCGGTGGCATCACCGGCTTCACCGGCATCGACTCCCCCTATGAGGCCCCGGTGAACCCGGAGGTCGAGTTGCGCACCGATCTGAACACGCTGGAAGAATGCATCCGCCAGCTCGCAGGCCGCATCCTGGAAAAAACGGCCATCGTGACCTGA
- the neuC gene encoding UDP-N-acetylglucosamine 2-epimerase codes for MTRKVCIVVTARPSYSRIRSTMLRLREMPGVELQVVLAASSLLDVYGNVAEFIQKDGFEVNARVYSVVDGQSRLTSAKTTGLGLIELATVFDNLKPDLVVTIADRFETMSTAVAAAYMHIPLAHIQGGEITGSIDEKVRHSITKLADTHYVSTDQARSYVIRMGESPECVFKTGCPSIDIAAEVLQAPELSVDIFEKYGGVGHILDISSGYIVLMQHPVTNEAPAARQQMDASLEAVRRLGLPVLCFWPNLDAGSDGISRAIRILRERGHDENFHFFKNMAGNDFLRLLLRSKGIVGNSSVAIRECSFLGVPAVNIGTRQEGREHAPNLLHAGYDADEIATAVSKQLKHGHYESSHLYGDGLAGPRIAKLLSEVPLETAKKLTY; via the coding sequence ATGACCCGAAAAGTTTGCATCGTCGTCACCGCCCGGCCGAGCTATTCCCGCATCCGCAGCACCATGCTGAGGCTGCGCGAGATGCCCGGGGTCGAGCTCCAAGTCGTGCTCGCCGCCTCCTCGTTGCTGGATGTGTATGGCAACGTGGCCGAATTTATCCAGAAGGACGGCTTTGAGGTCAACGCACGCGTTTACAGCGTGGTGGATGGACAAAGCCGGCTGACTTCTGCCAAGACCACAGGCCTGGGCCTGATCGAGCTGGCCACCGTCTTCGACAATTTGAAACCCGACCTCGTGGTGACCATCGCCGACCGTTTTGAAACGATGTCCACCGCCGTGGCTGCCGCCTACATGCACATCCCGCTGGCGCACATCCAGGGCGGTGAGATCACCGGCTCGATCGACGAGAAGGTGCGTCATTCCATCACCAAGCTGGCGGACACCCACTACGTCTCCACCGATCAGGCGCGCAGCTACGTGATCCGCATGGGCGAGTCGCCCGAGTGTGTGTTTAAGACCGGCTGCCCTTCCATCGACATCGCCGCCGAGGTGCTGCAAGCACCGGAACTGTCCGTGGACATCTTTGAGAAATACGGCGGTGTCGGCCACATCCTCGATATCTCCTCCGGTTACATCGTGCTCATGCAGCATCCGGTGACCAACGAGGCCCCCGCCGCACGGCAGCAGATGGACGCCTCTCTGGAGGCTGTACGTCGTCTGGGTCTTCCCGTGCTGTGCTTCTGGCCGAATCTGGATGCGGGCTCCGATGGCATTTCCCGTGCGATCCGCATCCTCCGTGAACGCGGCCATGACGAAAACTTCCATTTCTTCAAGAACATGGCCGGCAATGATTTCCTGCGGTTGCTGCTGCGCTCCAAGGGCATCGTGGGCAACTCCAGCGTGGCCATCCGCGAATGCTCGTTCCTCGGCGTTCCAGCGGTCAACATCGGCACACGCCAGGAAGGCCGCGAGCATGCGCCGAACCTGCTGCACGCCGGCTATGATGCGGATGAAATCGCCACGGCGGTGTCAAAACAACTGAAGCACGGCCACTACGAGTCCTCCCATTTGTATGGCGATGGACTGGCAGGTCCGCGCATCGCGAAACTGCTGTCCGAAGTCCCGCTCGAAACCGCGAAAAAACTTACCTACTGA
- a CDS encoding class I SAM-dependent methyltransferase has translation MYPSPLSRAERIQSLAYNFDAQPKKRISRCNLSGATDLITITHVDRYGYRARADLCRSSGLVFLNPVMTQEAYTEFYIHTYRPLVSAFHNRLIDAKTIQDEQRAYAAEVIQFIAPSFEGRPMRHLLDIGGSTGVVAEEFIKAFGCKATVVDPAPDELVVAGEMGMQVIPGFIEDVDVGSGTYDFVMICQSIDHLLDVDLAIQRMRDAMTDDGVFFIDIVDFRAAYLRNQRIEDAIKIDHPYYFTQQTIEAYLRKHGLRVERMNYAADHLHVGFLCRKCEPVKDFLPDRKWIDSFIDEIRSIQNAPLPLRHG, from the coding sequence ATGTATCCCTCCCCTCTGAGCCGGGCCGAACGCATCCAAAGCCTGGCCTACAACTTCGACGCACAGCCGAAGAAACGCATCAGCCGCTGCAACCTCTCCGGCGCGACCGATCTTATCACCATCACCCATGTGGACCGCTACGGCTACCGCGCCCGGGCCGATTTGTGCCGCAGCTCCGGCCTGGTGTTCCTCAATCCGGTGATGACGCAGGAGGCCTACACCGAGTTTTACATTCACACCTACCGCCCGCTGGTCAGCGCGTTTCACAACCGCCTGATCGACGCCAAAACCATCCAGGACGAGCAGCGCGCTTATGCCGCCGAAGTGATCCAGTTCATCGCCCCGTCCTTCGAGGGCCGCCCAATGCGGCACCTGCTGGACATTGGCGGCTCCACCGGCGTGGTGGCGGAGGAATTCATCAAAGCCTTCGGCTGCAAGGCCACCGTGGTCGATCCCGCGCCGGACGAGCTGGTGGTCGCCGGTGAGATGGGCATGCAGGTGATCCCCGGCTTCATCGAAGACGTGGACGTCGGCAGCGGCACCTACGACTTCGTGATGATCTGCCAGAGCATCGACCACCTGCTGGATGTGGACCTCGCCATCCAGCGCATGCGCGACGCGATGACGGATGACGGCGTGTTCTTCATCGACATCGTGGACTTCCGCGCGGCGTATCTGCGCAACCAGCGCATCGAGGACGCGATCAAGATCGACCATCCCTATTACTTCACGCAACAGACCATCGAGGCCTACCTGCGCAAACACGGCCTGCGCGTCGAGCGCATGAACTATGCCGCCGACCATCTGCACGTGGGTTTCCTCTGCCGTAAATGCGAGCCGGTGAAGGACTTCCTGCCGGACCGGAAGTGGATCGATTCCTTCATTGACGAAATTCGCAGCATTCAAAACGCGCCGTTGCCTCTGCGTCATGGCTAA